The Acidobacteriota bacterium genome includes a window with the following:
- a CDS encoding Ig-like domain-containing protein, translating to MVAGAAMLAVVAASCDKVPLTSPTGSTISIAVDKNIIPVNGQATVTATVVESAGTAVHNGTVVSFTTTAGRFDPAEATTVNGRAASTFIAPNVSVTATLNAFSGAASTRSGNSSSGGVQVLVGSAAVGTSGVSINAAPSTVPQNGGTVTVTARVLDSSNNPLPSVAVLFTTDQGTLESTTATTDANGSASTRLTTNRVTKVAATVGAATKEFTVNIVTAPTVTIAATGSGHIVGQPVAFTLTPAGGATSNPIQSVVVNWGDGQSQTVTGVTGNVGLTHTYSRAGGYTATATATDINGVQGVSSTAIVVGFEALPTITMSASPANPVPANGLVTFTLTAGAGSAPIRSVRVTLENGTAIYTGTGGGTFSYRFDSGTTNRVTATVTDANGSVGTTSTTIVVS from the coding sequence GTGGTCGCCGGCGCCGCCATGCTGGCGGTGGTCGCGGCCTCGTGCGACAAGGTCCCGCTGACCTCACCAACAGGCTCGACCATCTCGATCGCCGTCGACAAGAACATCATCCCGGTCAACGGCCAGGCCACCGTCACCGCCACCGTCGTGGAGTCCGCCGGCACGGCCGTGCATAACGGCACCGTCGTCAGCTTCACGACCACGGCGGGCCGCTTCGACCCTGCCGAGGCGACCACGGTCAACGGTCGAGCGGCCAGCACGTTCATCGCGCCGAACGTCTCGGTCACGGCCACACTGAACGCTTTTTCCGGTGCGGCGAGCACTCGCTCTGGCAATAGCAGTTCGGGCGGTGTCCAGGTGCTGGTCGGAAGCGCCGCAGTCGGCACTTCCGGCGTGTCCATCAATGCGGCCCCGTCGACCGTGCCGCAGAATGGCGGGACGGTCACGGTTACCGCGCGCGTCCTCGACTCGTCGAACAACCCCCTGCCGAGCGTTGCCGTCCTCTTCACCACCGACCAGGGCACACTCGAGAGCACCACGGCAACCACCGATGCGAATGGGAGCGCCTCGACGCGGCTGACGACCAATCGGGTCACCAAAGTGGCGGCGACCGTTGGCGCGGCGACCAAGGAGTTCACGGTCAACATCGTGACCGCTCCCACGGTGACCATTGCGGCGACAGGATCCGGGCACATCGTAGGGCAGCCTGTCGCCTTTACGCTGACACCAGCGGGTGGTGCCACCAGCAACCCGATCCAGTCGGTGGTGGTGAATTGGGGTGATGGGCAATCTCAGACTGTAACCGGCGTCACCGGCAACGTCGGGCTGACCCACACCTACAGTCGCGCGGGTGGCTACACAGCCACGGCGACGGCGACGGACATCAACGGCGTGCAGGGAGTTTCATCGACCGCGATCGTCGTCGGGTTCGAAGCGCTGCCGACCATTACGATGTCCGCGAGCCCTGCTAATCCTGTGCCGGCGAATGGGCTCGTAACTTTCACGCTCACGGCGGGCGCTGGCTCGGCGCCGATCCGATCGGTACGCGTGACGCTGGAGAATGGGACAGCGATTTACACCGGCACTGGCGGCGGCACGTTCTCTTATCGGTTTGATTCAGGGACGACCAACCGTGTGACCGCGACTGTCACCGACGCCAACGGCAGCGTCGGCACCACATCGACGACTATCGTCGTGTCGTAG
- a CDS encoding type II secretion system protein, with the protein MKSRGFTYVELLVVTTIVLILASAVQPLARVTMQRTREAELRRVLREMRTAIDKFKDAADAGQIPTTELKANSEGYPPDLQALVDGVSVANDATGRKLKFLRRIPVDPTMGDADWGLRAYQDKPDSSSWSGQNVYDVYSKNQGTALDGTKYRDWD; encoded by the coding sequence ATGAAGTCACGCGGGTTCACCTACGTCGAACTGCTGGTGGTGACGACCATCGTCCTCATCCTTGCATCGGCGGTGCAGCCGCTGGCCAGGGTCACCATGCAGCGCACGCGCGAAGCCGAATTGCGGCGCGTGCTGCGTGAGATGCGCACCGCGATCGACAAGTTCAAGGATGCTGCGGACGCGGGTCAGATCCCGACCACCGAACTCAAGGCGAACAGCGAGGGCTATCCGCCGGATCTGCAGGCGTTGGTCGATGGCGTGTCGGTGGCCAACGACGCCACTGGGCGCAAGCTGAAGTTCCTGCGCCGGATTCCGGTCGACCCTACCATGGGTGACGCCGACTGGGGGCTGAGGGCGTACCAGGACAAGCCCGATTCATCGAGTTGGAGCGGGCAGAACGTCTACGACGTGTATTCCAAGAACCAGGGCACGGCGCTCGACGGCACCAAGTATCGCGATTGGGACTAG
- a CDS encoding secretin N-terminal domain-containing protein yields the protein MVNGVVLVALAAVLAAGCATGRSFARGETAGQAGDWEAAVGFYRQALEDDPDRPDYKIALERAMLMASTQYTDRARQFEAAGQLEEALRAYTKAMEFEPSNRTIAAKAAEIERLLRDRIEAATPPPAIDQLRQQARRSIEPVLSPTNPEPLIVNLVNTSLREILSFIGNYSGINVTFDRDFQDRSITLKLEGVSLEQALQQIMIANQLFYKVLNERTIIVAADSTQKRTQYEDQVIRTFFISNADATEMQALLTGMLRVAGMAIQPQIVPNKTANTLTIRATAAVVAVAERIIEANDKPRAEVSVNVQILEVSRERAKRYGLDLGSYSAALNFSPESTPSDKPFNLNTISQGVSTADFYLQVPSAVVRFLESDSQTKVLAKPNLRGTEGQKLSLNLGEDVPVPSTTFTPIAAGGSTVNPLTSYGYRTIGIIVDMTPRVTYDGDIILEISIENSARGTDTNIAGQNLPSFFSRKVQTRLRLRDGESNLLAGLLREDERKSLTGFPGIMRLPIVKQLFSSNDNLIKQTDIVMLLTPRILRTHELKASDLSPIYIGTQSNMVLGGPPAVIGGDAPAAAVPGTPAIAVPPTTPGVAPSPAAAAAAGMQPAAAPVLPGGGPRPVVPPGSSPIPGMTMPAAVAAAPSPAAAPPPDEPAVAPEPAPIAPPPAPAAPAAATAAAPASPPAVVPARISVSPPSEMRIGSGPYTVPISISGATRVSTLTISVTYNPALVRVRSVQEGTFMRQGGVTPAFTSQIDEKSGRVDLVITRPGDQTGASSAGLLGALLIEPVAAGTGSLSVTGSASVPGGASVQLQFLPAGVTVR from the coding sequence TTGGTCAACGGAGTCGTGTTGGTGGCGCTGGCCGCCGTGCTGGCCGCCGGGTGCGCCACCGGCCGCTCTTTCGCGCGCGGCGAAACGGCGGGCCAGGCCGGCGACTGGGAGGCCGCCGTCGGCTTCTATCGCCAGGCGCTTGAAGACGACCCCGATCGCCCGGACTACAAGATTGCTCTCGAGCGCGCCATGCTGATGGCGTCGACGCAGTACACCGATCGCGCCCGGCAGTTCGAGGCCGCCGGCCAACTTGAAGAAGCCCTGCGCGCCTATACCAAGGCCATGGAGTTCGAGCCGTCCAACCGCACGATCGCCGCCAAGGCGGCCGAGATCGAGCGCCTGTTGCGCGACCGCATCGAGGCGGCGACGCCGCCGCCGGCGATCGACCAGCTACGGCAGCAGGCGCGCCGCAGCATCGAGCCGGTGCTGAGCCCGACCAATCCGGAACCGTTGATCGTCAACCTGGTGAACACCAGCCTGCGCGAGATCCTCAGCTTCATCGGCAACTACAGCGGGATCAACGTGACCTTCGATCGCGACTTCCAGGACCGCTCGATCACGCTCAAGCTCGAGGGCGTGTCGCTCGAACAGGCGTTGCAGCAGATCATGATCGCGAATCAGCTCTTCTACAAGGTGCTGAACGAGCGGACCATCATCGTCGCCGCCGACAGCACGCAGAAGCGGACGCAGTACGAAGACCAGGTGATTCGGACCTTCTTTATCTCCAACGCCGACGCGACCGAAATGCAGGCGCTGCTCACCGGCATGCTGCGCGTGGCGGGCATGGCCATTCAGCCGCAGATCGTCCCGAACAAGACCGCCAACACGCTGACGATTCGCGCCACGGCGGCCGTGGTGGCGGTGGCCGAGCGCATTATCGAGGCCAACGACAAGCCGCGCGCCGAAGTGTCGGTGAACGTCCAGATTCTCGAGGTCAGCCGCGAACGCGCCAAGCGGTACGGCCTCGACCTGGGCAGCTATTCGGCGGCGCTGAACTTCTCGCCCGAATCGACGCCGTCCGACAAGCCGTTCAATCTGAACACGATCTCGCAAGGCGTCAGCACCGCCGACTTCTACCTGCAAGTGCCGTCAGCGGTAGTCCGGTTCCTGGAGAGCGACTCGCAAACCAAGGTGCTGGCCAAGCCGAACCTGCGTGGCACGGAAGGGCAGAAGCTGTCGCTCAATCTCGGTGAAGACGTGCCGGTGCCGAGCACCACGTTCACGCCGATCGCGGCCGGCGGCAGCACGGTGAATCCGCTGACCTCCTACGGCTACCGCACCATCGGGATCATCGTCGACATGACACCGCGGGTGACCTACGACGGCGACATCATTCTCGAGATTAGCATCGAGAACAGCGCTCGCGGCACGGACACCAACATCGCCGGCCAGAACCTGCCGTCGTTCTTCTCGCGCAAGGTGCAGACCAGGCTGCGGCTGCGCGACGGCGAGTCGAACTTGCTGGCAGGCCTGCTGCGTGAAGACGAACGTAAGTCCCTCACCGGCTTCCCGGGCATCATGCGGCTGCCGATCGTCAAGCAGCTGTTTTCCAGCAACGACAACCTCATCAAGCAGACCGATATTGTGATGCTGCTGACGCCGCGCATTCTGCGCACCCACGAACTGAAGGCGTCGGACCTGAGCCCGATCTACATCGGCACGCAGAGCAACATGGTGCTCGGCGGCCCGCCGGCCGTGATTGGCGGCGACGCGCCCGCGGCCGCGGTACCGGGAACGCCCGCCATTGCCGTGCCGCCGACGACGCCAGGGGTGGCGCCTTCGCCGGCGGCGGCTGCAGCCGCGGGCATGCAACCCGCCGCGGCGCCGGTGCTGCCGGGTGGCGGCCCTCGGCCCGTGGTGCCGCCTGGCAGTTCGCCCATTCCCGGCATGACGATGCCCGCCGCCGTGGCTGCGGCACCCAGTCCGGCCGCGGCCCCGCCGCCAGATGAGCCGGCCGTGGCGCCGGAGCCGGCGCCGATCGCGCCGCCCCCAGCTCCAGCCGCGCCTGCCGCCGCTACGGCCGCCGCACCGGCCTCGCCTCCCGCGGTCGTGCCGGCGCGCATCTCGGTGAGCCCGCCGAGCGAAATGCGAATCGGCAGCGGTCCGTATACCGTGCCGATTTCCATCTCCGGCGCGACGCGCGTGTCAACGCTCACCATCTCGGTGACCTATAACCCTGCCCTCGTCCGGGTTCGCAGCGTGCAGGAAGGGACGTTCATGCGCCAGGGCGGCGTCACCCCGGCGTTCACGAGCCAGATCGACGAGAAGAGCGGACGTGTTGACCTTGTCATCACTCGGCCCGGCGACCAGACCGGCGCGTCGAGTGCGGGCCTGTTGGGGGCGCTGCTGATCGAGCCTGTCGCTGCTGGCACCGGGTCGCTGTCGGTGACCGGCTCTGCGAGCGTGCCGGGCGGCGCCAGTGTGCAGTTGCAGTTCCTGCCGGCGGGAGTGACGGTGCGGTAA
- a CDS encoding GspMb/PilO family protein, protein MKALFTTGSEVPFARVVADHRRVLVPLGALLAINLGVLVLLVLPLRASVESGGTRAQASSLALADARAELAAAEATRDGQAQATRDLERFYREVLPADLSAAQRITHSKLSLLARSHDVVFRQSSTSPTTLRESSLDSLAVNYSLTGEWEDVQRFIHAVETLPDFVVIDNLSLAQGGDGNTLSLALAVSTYYQSRRDAR, encoded by the coding sequence ATGAAGGCGCTGTTTACGACGGGCAGCGAGGTGCCGTTCGCGCGGGTCGTCGCCGACCACCGGCGGGTGCTCGTGCCGCTCGGCGCGCTGCTGGCCATCAACCTCGGTGTGCTGGTGCTGCTGGTGTTGCCGCTGAGGGCGTCGGTGGAGAGCGGCGGCACGCGGGCGCAGGCCTCGAGCCTGGCGCTGGCCGACGCGCGCGCCGAGCTGGCGGCCGCCGAGGCGACCCGCGACGGCCAGGCGCAGGCGACCCGCGACCTGGAGCGGTTTTATCGCGAGGTGCTGCCCGCGGACCTGAGCGCCGCGCAGCGCATCACGCACTCGAAGTTGAGCCTGCTGGCGCGGTCTCACGACGTGGTGTTCAGGCAAAGCTCGACCTCGCCGACCACCCTGCGGGAGTCGTCGCTTGATAGCCTGGCCGTGAACTACAGCCTGACGGGGGAGTGGGAAGACGTGCAGCGGTTCATCCACGCCGTGGAGACGCTGCCCGACTTCGTGGTGATCGACAACCTGTCGCTGGCGCAAGGCGGCGATGGCAATACGTTGTCGCTGGCGCTGGCGGTATCGACGTATTACCAGTCGAGGCGCGATGCTCGCTGA
- a CDS encoding type II secretion system protein — MTLISQRRSPASGFTMIEVLVVLTLIVILASMGMSQYRNSVTRAEEAVLKENLFRMNDAIDQYYADKNKWPSDLSELASEGYLREIPIDPFTKSKDTWVTTQAEPDPNNPASQVGIFAVKSGSDRTALDGTRYADW, encoded by the coding sequence GTGACATTGATATCGCAACGACGGTCGCCGGCGAGCGGGTTCACCATGATTGAAGTGCTGGTCGTGTTGACGCTGATCGTCATCCTGGCCAGCATGGGCATGTCGCAGTACCGCAACAGCGTGACCCGCGCCGAAGAAGCCGTGCTGAAGGAAAACCTGTTCCGGATGAACGACGCCATCGATCAGTACTACGCCGACAAGAACAAGTGGCCGTCGGACCTGTCCGAGTTGGCGTCGGAAGGTTATCTGCGCGAGATCCCAATCGACCCCTTCACCAAGTCGAAAGACACCTGGGTGACCACGCAGGCCGAGCCGGATCCGAACAACCCGGCGTCGCAAGTGGGCATCTTCGCGGTGAAGAGCGGCTCGGACCGCACGGCGCTCGACGGCACGCGCTACGCCGACTGGTGA